The following are from one region of the Hemibagrus wyckioides isolate EC202008001 linkage group LG24, SWU_Hwy_1.0, whole genome shotgun sequence genome:
- the ptpn23b gene encoding tyrosine-protein phosphatase non-receptor type 23b isoform X2, which yields MEAVPRMPMIWLELKEAGEFHFSSGVVQYIKRNYGENPENYSEALRKLEKLRQHVVNISRDFEGCNILRKYFGQLHFLQSRVPMAKGREAAAPVTWIDIFSGKQVTHEDISYEQACVLYNLGALHSYLGAMDNRVSEEGMKTSCTHFQSSAGAFTYIRDYYNSGYSSDLGHPALSINISLMLGQAQECLLEKTLLDNRKSFLIARISAQVCDYYRECTRVLESSECVSGKKEWRKLLWMKISYFSAVTHLHMGKHSEEQQKHGEAVAYFRCALGKLNEAIKLSKGQPESVQEALKFTMDIIGGKFNSAKKDNDFIYHESVPGLDMLPAVKGASLVKPLPVSPTDPNSTGPDLFSKLVPLAAHEFSSVYSEEKAKLLREVMAKIDEKNQILGRFMDSLNCVSVDLDMFSSVPPVLLEKCAALSVQPDAVKRLVQAMQALSSVYTDVGSYLEEVRNALEEVEAGDKALLNVVGQKELPPRPPELMELQNEFRKYEAAHQAASQTNTDLHKAMNQHIPNLRLLQGPLDELRNSLAQPQLTEDDKSSLQTMKRICGKVDEMRKQRISFEKELRDLIQKDDITTILVTTERSEIKLQKYDQLKGYIDQNLAAQDNIIKALTEANVQCATIRKTLSVAQEQWNCSVQSMVASYEAYENLVKKAEEGTSFYQDLGKKTSSLLDKIKTICKGREERSALMKKEVLKVPPPRPSARKPVLDNKIPGPQSGTSNMEPSDSSQDLPQKLHSLPPNMALARGPPAPLNWPPGAVRPPFLNQGMPQLIPTNQPPYGPLIGVPQPLAPIQHPSGFAVPQQFQPGPPGGIPPVPSQINPQNMSQMPHQGFMPAPWQNARPGLPGNVLMYGGQGQNMPATMPQSSSNQPVTPGTQYQGYPPPPTHGIISQANRVGFFGQSQPSSHSGQFHSPVPPQSQSQPMPPTAYWPTIGVNTQCQPDLPVQPGLVSVPGEAKMQPFPPGPVNQFHPGQSQPQAQMGNALSSMLSSQPQQMPGSLQNTTLSQTTTQVPFSQNQPTYHSFDNTHMPQRIAPPEGNIYFQSGTPHSQAQPLNTSQQPTAQLSNMFQTGNPLQTQHIPSPSGPCIVPVMDNPNPPALTGILTPSPAHPLPYNQTGSVLKPSSSENSFSVLQDKVNQLSIASQGAGSDCGEDKIK from the exons cATGTGGTGAACATCTCGAGGGACTTTGAGGGCTGTAACATACTGAGAAAATACTTCGGTCAGCTGCACTTCCTGCAGAGTCGTGTTCCAATGGCTAAGGGACGAGAGGCAGCTGCACCGGTCACCTG GATTGACATCTTTTCAGGGAAGCAGGTCACTCATGAAGACATCAGCTATGAACAGGCGTGTGTTCTTTATAACctcg gtgcTTTACACTCTTATCTGGGAGCCATGGATAACAGAGTTTCTGAAGAA ggaatgAAGACGTCCTGTACACATTTTCAGAGCTCTGCAGGAGCATTCACTTACATCAGAGATTATTACAACTCTGGCTACAGCTCTGACCTCGGCCACCCTGCATTGTCCATCAACATCAGTCTAATGCTg GGTCAGGCTCAGGAGTGTCTCCTTGAGAAAACACTGCTGGACAACAGGAAGAGCTTTCTGATTGCCCGTATCAGTGCCCAG GTGTGTGACTACTACAGGGAATGTACACGAGTGCTGGAGAgctcagagtgtgtgtctgggaAGAAAGAGTGGAGGAAACTGCTGTGGATGAAAATCAGCTACTTCAGCGCAGTTACACAC TTACACATGGGCAAGCACTCTGAAGAGCAGCAAAAGCATGGAGAAGCT GTCGCATACTTCCGATGTGCACTAGGCAAGCTAAACGAAGCTATTAAGCTAAGCAAG GGTCAGCCCGAGTCCGTACAGGAAGCTCTGAAGTTCACCATGGACATCATCGGTGGGAA ATTCAACTCTGCTAAAAAAGACAACGACTTTATCTACCATGAATCAGTTCCTGGTCTGGACATGCTGCCTGCAGTGAAAG GAGCTTCTCTGGTAAAGCCCCTCCCCGTCTCCCCGACTGACCCCAACAGCACTGGTCCTGACCTCTTCTCCAAACTGGTTCCTCTCGCGGCTCATGAGTTTTCGTCAGTCTACAG tgaAGAGAAGGCCAAACTGCTTCGTGAAGTGATGGCAAAGATTGATGAGAAGAACCAGATTTTAGG GCGTTTTATGGACTCTTTGAACTGCGTCTCAGTGGATTTGGACATGTTCAGCTCTGTTCCTCCTGTGTTACTGGAGAAATGTGCAGCACTCAGCGTTCAACCAGATGCAGTAAAGAGATTAGTGCAAGCCATGCAGG CATTGTCAAGCGTGTACACTGATGTGGGCTCTTATCTGGAGGAAGTGCGCAATGCCCTGGAGGAGGTTGAGGCAGGAGACAAAGCGCTGCTCAATGTGGTTGGGCAGAAAGAATTACCCCCCAGGCCTCCTGAACTAATGGAACTCCAAAACGAGTTCAGGAAATATGAGGCAGCCCATCAAGCAGCCAGCCAAACCAATACTGACCTCCACAAAGCCATGAATCAGCACATCCCAAACCTGCGTCTGCTCCAAGGTCCACTGGATGAGCTGAGGAACAGCCTGGCGCAGCCACAGCTGACTGAGG ATGACAAATCATCCTTGCAGACAATGAAACGGATTTGTGGTAAAGTGGATGAGATGCGTAAGCAGAGGATCTCATTTGAGAAGGAGCTTCGTGACCTCATTCAGAAAGATGACATAACCACTATTCTGGTGACCACTGAACGTTCTGAGATAAAG CTGCAGAAATATGACCAGTTGAAGGGATACATTGATCAGAACCTAGCAGCCCAGGATAACATCATTAAAGCTTTGACAGAGGCTAACGTGCAGTGCGCCACCATCCGGAAGACCCTCAGTGTCGCACAAGAACA ATGGAACTGCTCTGTGCAGTCTATGGTGGCTTCATATGAAGCTTATGAGAACCTGGTGAAAAAGGCAGAGGAAGGTACGAGCTTTTATCAGGACCTGGGAAAAAAGACATCTAGCCTTCTGGACAAAATTAAGACCATCTGCAAGGGCAGAGAAGAGAGAAGTGCCTTGATGAAAAA GGAGGTATTAAAAGTGCCTCCTCCTAGACCTTCTGCGCGAAAGCCAGTGCTTGACAATAAAATTCCAGGTCCTCAGTCTGGCACCTCCAACATGGAGCCGTCTGATTCTTCACAGGATCTACCCCAGAAATTGCACAGCCTACCCCCAAATATGGCCTTAGCTAGAGGTCCACCAGCCCCTCTCAACTGGCCACCGGGGGCAGTCCGCCCCCCATTTTTAAACCAAGGAATGCCACAGCTAATACCTACTAATCAACCCCCTTATGGTCCCCTTATAGGAGTCCCACAGCCACTGGCACCTATACAGCATCCATCAGGTTTTGCTGTACCTCAGCAATTTCAGCCTGGTCCACCTGGAGGCATCCCACCAGTTCCCTCACAGATTAATCCTCAAAATATGTCGCAAATGCCTCACCAGGGCTTTATGCCAGCACCCTGGCAGAATGCAAGACCAGGTCTACCTGGAAATGTTCTTATGTATGGTGGACAAGGACAAAATATGCCAGCTACCATGCCTCAATCCTCTTCTAATCAACCAGTGACTCCAGGAACACAGTACCAAGGTTACCCCCCACCACCTACACATGGCATAATCTCGCAGGCAAATAGGGTTGGCTTTTTTGGGCAAAGCCAGCCGTCCTCCCATTCTGGACAATTCCATTCTCCAGTGCCACCTCAGAGCCAGTCTCAGCCAATGCCACCTACTGCTTACTGGCCTACTATAGGTGTAAACACACAGTGCCAGCCTGACTTACCAGTTCAGCCAGGCCTTGTCTCAGTCCCTGGGGAAGCTAAGATGCAACCATTCCCTCCTGGTCCTGTAAACCAGTTTCACCCAGGACAGTCTCAGCCCCAAGCTCAAATGGGAAATGCTCTTTCCTCCATGCTATCTTCGCAACCTCAACAAATGCCTGGATCCCTTCAGAATACAACGTTATCTCAGACTACCACTCAGGTTCCCTTCAGCCAAAATCAACCCACTTACCACTCCTTTGATAACACTCACATGCCTCAGAGAATTGCACCTCCAGAAGGTAACATATATTTTCAGAGTGGAACACCTCACAGCCAAGCACAACCCCTAAACACCTCTCAGCAACCCACTGCTCAGTTAAGCAACATGTTTCAGACAGGGAATCCTCTTCAAACCCAACATATTCCTTCACCTTCTGGACCATGTATTGTCCCAGTGATGGACAACCCAAACCCCCCTGCACTTACTGGTATACTTACACCTTCCCCAGCTCACCCCTTACCCTATAATCAGACTGGGTCTGTGCTGAAGCCTTCATCCTCTGAGAATTCATTCAGTGTCCTTCAAGACAAGGTGAACCAGCTCAGCATTGCCTCCCAGGGAGCAGGGTCTGATTGTGgagaagataaaataaaataa
- the ptpn23b gene encoding tyrosine-protein phosphatase non-receptor type 23b isoform X3, giving the protein MDNRVSEEGMKTSCTHFQSSAGAFTYIRDYYNSGYSSDLGHPALSINISLMLGQAQECLLEKTLLDNRKSFLIARISAQVCDYYRECTRVLESSECVSGKKEWRKLLWMKISYFSAVTHLHMGKHSEEQQKHGEAVAYFRCALGKLNEAIKLSKGQPESVQEALKFTMDIIGGKFNSAKKDNDFIYHESVPGLDMLPAVKGASLVKPLPVSPTDPNSTGPDLFSKLVPLAAHEFSSVYSEEKAKLLREVMAKIDEKNQILGRFMDSLNCVSVDLDMFSSVPPVLLEKCAALSVQPDAVKRLVQAMQALSSVYTDVGSYLEEVRNALEEVEAGDKALLNVVGQKELPPRPPELMELQNEFRKYEAAHQAASQTNTDLHKAMNQHIPNLRLLQGPLDELRNSLAQPQLTEDDKSSLQTMKRICGKVDEMRKQRISFEKELRDLIQKDDITTILVTTERSEIKALIEKQLQKYDQLKGYIDQNLAAQDNIIKALTEANVQCATIRKTLSVAQEQWNCSVQSMVASYEAYENLVKKAEEGTSFYQDLGKKTSSLLDKIKTICKGREERSALMKKEVLKVPPPRPSARKPVLDNKIPGPQSGTSNMEPSDSSQDLPQKLHSLPPNMALARGPPAPLNWPPGAVRPPFLNQGMPQLIPTNQPPYGPLIGVPQPLAPIQHPSGFAVPQQFQPGPPGGIPPVPSQINPQNMSQMPHQGFMPAPWQNARPGLPGNVLMYGGQGQNMPATMPQSSSNQPVTPGTQYQGYPPPPTHGIISQANRVGFFGQSQPSSHSGQFHSPVPPQSQSQPMPPTAYWPTIGVNTQCQPDLPVQPGLVSVPGEAKMQPFPPGPVNQFHPGQSQPQAQMGNALSSMLSSQPQQMPGSLQNTTLSQTTTQVPFSQNQPTYHSFDNTHMPQRIAPPEGNIYFQSGTPHSQAQPLNTSQQPTAQLSNMFQTGNPLQTQHIPSPSGPCIVPVMDNPNPPALTGILTPSPAHPLPYNQTGSVLKPSSSENSFSVLQDKVNQLSIASQGAGSDCGEDKIK; this is encoded by the exons ATGGATAACAGAGTTTCTGAAGAA ggaatgAAGACGTCCTGTACACATTTTCAGAGCTCTGCAGGAGCATTCACTTACATCAGAGATTATTACAACTCTGGCTACAGCTCTGACCTCGGCCACCCTGCATTGTCCATCAACATCAGTCTAATGCTg GGTCAGGCTCAGGAGTGTCTCCTTGAGAAAACACTGCTGGACAACAGGAAGAGCTTTCTGATTGCCCGTATCAGTGCCCAG GTGTGTGACTACTACAGGGAATGTACACGAGTGCTGGAGAgctcagagtgtgtgtctgggaAGAAAGAGTGGAGGAAACTGCTGTGGATGAAAATCAGCTACTTCAGCGCAGTTACACAC TTACACATGGGCAAGCACTCTGAAGAGCAGCAAAAGCATGGAGAAGCT GTCGCATACTTCCGATGTGCACTAGGCAAGCTAAACGAAGCTATTAAGCTAAGCAAG GGTCAGCCCGAGTCCGTACAGGAAGCTCTGAAGTTCACCATGGACATCATCGGTGGGAA ATTCAACTCTGCTAAAAAAGACAACGACTTTATCTACCATGAATCAGTTCCTGGTCTGGACATGCTGCCTGCAGTGAAAG GAGCTTCTCTGGTAAAGCCCCTCCCCGTCTCCCCGACTGACCCCAACAGCACTGGTCCTGACCTCTTCTCCAAACTGGTTCCTCTCGCGGCTCATGAGTTTTCGTCAGTCTACAG tgaAGAGAAGGCCAAACTGCTTCGTGAAGTGATGGCAAAGATTGATGAGAAGAACCAGATTTTAGG GCGTTTTATGGACTCTTTGAACTGCGTCTCAGTGGATTTGGACATGTTCAGCTCTGTTCCTCCTGTGTTACTGGAGAAATGTGCAGCACTCAGCGTTCAACCAGATGCAGTAAAGAGATTAGTGCAAGCCATGCAGG CATTGTCAAGCGTGTACACTGATGTGGGCTCTTATCTGGAGGAAGTGCGCAATGCCCTGGAGGAGGTTGAGGCAGGAGACAAAGCGCTGCTCAATGTGGTTGGGCAGAAAGAATTACCCCCCAGGCCTCCTGAACTAATGGAACTCCAAAACGAGTTCAGGAAATATGAGGCAGCCCATCAAGCAGCCAGCCAAACCAATACTGACCTCCACAAAGCCATGAATCAGCACATCCCAAACCTGCGTCTGCTCCAAGGTCCACTGGATGAGCTGAGGAACAGCCTGGCGCAGCCACAGCTGACTGAGG ATGACAAATCATCCTTGCAGACAATGAAACGGATTTGTGGTAAAGTGGATGAGATGCGTAAGCAGAGGATCTCATTTGAGAAGGAGCTTCGTGACCTCATTCAGAAAGATGACATAACCACTATTCTGGTGACCACTGAACGTTCTGAGATAAAG GCCTTGATTGAAAAACAGCTGCAGAAATATGACCAGTTGAAGGGATACATTGATCAGAACCTAGCAGCCCAGGATAACATCATTAAAGCTTTGACAGAGGCTAACGTGCAGTGCGCCACCATCCGGAAGACCCTCAGTGTCGCACAAGAACA ATGGAACTGCTCTGTGCAGTCTATGGTGGCTTCATATGAAGCTTATGAGAACCTGGTGAAAAAGGCAGAGGAAGGTACGAGCTTTTATCAGGACCTGGGAAAAAAGACATCTAGCCTTCTGGACAAAATTAAGACCATCTGCAAGGGCAGAGAAGAGAGAAGTGCCTTGATGAAAAA GGAGGTATTAAAAGTGCCTCCTCCTAGACCTTCTGCGCGAAAGCCAGTGCTTGACAATAAAATTCCAGGTCCTCAGTCTGGCACCTCCAACATGGAGCCGTCTGATTCTTCACAGGATCTACCCCAGAAATTGCACAGCCTACCCCCAAATATGGCCTTAGCTAGAGGTCCACCAGCCCCTCTCAACTGGCCACCGGGGGCAGTCCGCCCCCCATTTTTAAACCAAGGAATGCCACAGCTAATACCTACTAATCAACCCCCTTATGGTCCCCTTATAGGAGTCCCACAGCCACTGGCACCTATACAGCATCCATCAGGTTTTGCTGTACCTCAGCAATTTCAGCCTGGTCCACCTGGAGGCATCCCACCAGTTCCCTCACAGATTAATCCTCAAAATATGTCGCAAATGCCTCACCAGGGCTTTATGCCAGCACCCTGGCAGAATGCAAGACCAGGTCTACCTGGAAATGTTCTTATGTATGGTGGACAAGGACAAAATATGCCAGCTACCATGCCTCAATCCTCTTCTAATCAACCAGTGACTCCAGGAACACAGTACCAAGGTTACCCCCCACCACCTACACATGGCATAATCTCGCAGGCAAATAGGGTTGGCTTTTTTGGGCAAAGCCAGCCGTCCTCCCATTCTGGACAATTCCATTCTCCAGTGCCACCTCAGAGCCAGTCTCAGCCAATGCCACCTACTGCTTACTGGCCTACTATAGGTGTAAACACACAGTGCCAGCCTGACTTACCAGTTCAGCCAGGCCTTGTCTCAGTCCCTGGGGAAGCTAAGATGCAACCATTCCCTCCTGGTCCTGTAAACCAGTTTCACCCAGGACAGTCTCAGCCCCAAGCTCAAATGGGAAATGCTCTTTCCTCCATGCTATCTTCGCAACCTCAACAAATGCCTGGATCCCTTCAGAATACAACGTTATCTCAGACTACCACTCAGGTTCCCTTCAGCCAAAATCAACCCACTTACCACTCCTTTGATAACACTCACATGCCTCAGAGAATTGCACCTCCAGAAGGTAACATATATTTTCAGAGTGGAACACCTCACAGCCAAGCACAACCCCTAAACACCTCTCAGCAACCCACTGCTCAGTTAAGCAACATGTTTCAGACAGGGAATCCTCTTCAAACCCAACATATTCCTTCACCTTCTGGACCATGTATTGTCCCAGTGATGGACAACCCAAACCCCCCTGCACTTACTGGTATACTTACACCTTCCCCAGCTCACCCCTTACCCTATAATCAGACTGGGTCTGTGCTGAAGCCTTCATCCTCTGAGAATTCATTCAGTGTCCTTCAAGACAAGGTGAACCAGCTCAGCATTGCCTCCCAGGGAGCAGGGTCTGATTGTGgagaagataaaataaaataa
- the ptpn23b gene encoding tyrosine-protein phosphatase non-receptor type 23b isoform X1 encodes MEAVPRMPMIWLELKEAGEFHFSSGVVQYIKRNYGENPENYSEALRKLEKLRQHVVNISRDFEGCNILRKYFGQLHFLQSRVPMAKGREAAAPVTWIDIFSGKQVTHEDISYEQACVLYNLGALHSYLGAMDNRVSEEGMKTSCTHFQSSAGAFTYIRDYYNSGYSSDLGHPALSINISLMLGQAQECLLEKTLLDNRKSFLIARISAQVCDYYRECTRVLESSECVSGKKEWRKLLWMKISYFSAVTHLHMGKHSEEQQKHGEAVAYFRCALGKLNEAIKLSKGQPESVQEALKFTMDIIGGKFNSAKKDNDFIYHESVPGLDMLPAVKGASLVKPLPVSPTDPNSTGPDLFSKLVPLAAHEFSSVYSEEKAKLLREVMAKIDEKNQILGRFMDSLNCVSVDLDMFSSVPPVLLEKCAALSVQPDAVKRLVQAMQALSSVYTDVGSYLEEVRNALEEVEAGDKALLNVVGQKELPPRPPELMELQNEFRKYEAAHQAASQTNTDLHKAMNQHIPNLRLLQGPLDELRNSLAQPQLTEDDKSSLQTMKRICGKVDEMRKQRISFEKELRDLIQKDDITTILVTTERSEIKALIEKQLQKYDQLKGYIDQNLAAQDNIIKALTEANVQCATIRKTLSVAQEQWNCSVQSMVASYEAYENLVKKAEEGTSFYQDLGKKTSSLLDKIKTICKGREERSALMKKEVLKVPPPRPSARKPVLDNKIPGPQSGTSNMEPSDSSQDLPQKLHSLPPNMALARGPPAPLNWPPGAVRPPFLNQGMPQLIPTNQPPYGPLIGVPQPLAPIQHPSGFAVPQQFQPGPPGGIPPVPSQINPQNMSQMPHQGFMPAPWQNARPGLPGNVLMYGGQGQNMPATMPQSSSNQPVTPGTQYQGYPPPPTHGIISQANRVGFFGQSQPSSHSGQFHSPVPPQSQSQPMPPTAYWPTIGVNTQCQPDLPVQPGLVSVPGEAKMQPFPPGPVNQFHPGQSQPQAQMGNALSSMLSSQPQQMPGSLQNTTLSQTTTQVPFSQNQPTYHSFDNTHMPQRIAPPEGNIYFQSGTPHSQAQPLNTSQQPTAQLSNMFQTGNPLQTQHIPSPSGPCIVPVMDNPNPPALTGILTPSPAHPLPYNQTGSVLKPSSSENSFSVLQDKVNQLSIASQGAGSDCGEDKIK; translated from the exons cATGTGGTGAACATCTCGAGGGACTTTGAGGGCTGTAACATACTGAGAAAATACTTCGGTCAGCTGCACTTCCTGCAGAGTCGTGTTCCAATGGCTAAGGGACGAGAGGCAGCTGCACCGGTCACCTG GATTGACATCTTTTCAGGGAAGCAGGTCACTCATGAAGACATCAGCTATGAACAGGCGTGTGTTCTTTATAACctcg gtgcTTTACACTCTTATCTGGGAGCCATGGATAACAGAGTTTCTGAAGAA ggaatgAAGACGTCCTGTACACATTTTCAGAGCTCTGCAGGAGCATTCACTTACATCAGAGATTATTACAACTCTGGCTACAGCTCTGACCTCGGCCACCCTGCATTGTCCATCAACATCAGTCTAATGCTg GGTCAGGCTCAGGAGTGTCTCCTTGAGAAAACACTGCTGGACAACAGGAAGAGCTTTCTGATTGCCCGTATCAGTGCCCAG GTGTGTGACTACTACAGGGAATGTACACGAGTGCTGGAGAgctcagagtgtgtgtctgggaAGAAAGAGTGGAGGAAACTGCTGTGGATGAAAATCAGCTACTTCAGCGCAGTTACACAC TTACACATGGGCAAGCACTCTGAAGAGCAGCAAAAGCATGGAGAAGCT GTCGCATACTTCCGATGTGCACTAGGCAAGCTAAACGAAGCTATTAAGCTAAGCAAG GGTCAGCCCGAGTCCGTACAGGAAGCTCTGAAGTTCACCATGGACATCATCGGTGGGAA ATTCAACTCTGCTAAAAAAGACAACGACTTTATCTACCATGAATCAGTTCCTGGTCTGGACATGCTGCCTGCAGTGAAAG GAGCTTCTCTGGTAAAGCCCCTCCCCGTCTCCCCGACTGACCCCAACAGCACTGGTCCTGACCTCTTCTCCAAACTGGTTCCTCTCGCGGCTCATGAGTTTTCGTCAGTCTACAG tgaAGAGAAGGCCAAACTGCTTCGTGAAGTGATGGCAAAGATTGATGAGAAGAACCAGATTTTAGG GCGTTTTATGGACTCTTTGAACTGCGTCTCAGTGGATTTGGACATGTTCAGCTCTGTTCCTCCTGTGTTACTGGAGAAATGTGCAGCACTCAGCGTTCAACCAGATGCAGTAAAGAGATTAGTGCAAGCCATGCAGG CATTGTCAAGCGTGTACACTGATGTGGGCTCTTATCTGGAGGAAGTGCGCAATGCCCTGGAGGAGGTTGAGGCAGGAGACAAAGCGCTGCTCAATGTGGTTGGGCAGAAAGAATTACCCCCCAGGCCTCCTGAACTAATGGAACTCCAAAACGAGTTCAGGAAATATGAGGCAGCCCATCAAGCAGCCAGCCAAACCAATACTGACCTCCACAAAGCCATGAATCAGCACATCCCAAACCTGCGTCTGCTCCAAGGTCCACTGGATGAGCTGAGGAACAGCCTGGCGCAGCCACAGCTGACTGAGG ATGACAAATCATCCTTGCAGACAATGAAACGGATTTGTGGTAAAGTGGATGAGATGCGTAAGCAGAGGATCTCATTTGAGAAGGAGCTTCGTGACCTCATTCAGAAAGATGACATAACCACTATTCTGGTGACCACTGAACGTTCTGAGATAAAG GCCTTGATTGAAAAACAGCTGCAGAAATATGACCAGTTGAAGGGATACATTGATCAGAACCTAGCAGCCCAGGATAACATCATTAAAGCTTTGACAGAGGCTAACGTGCAGTGCGCCACCATCCGGAAGACCCTCAGTGTCGCACAAGAACA ATGGAACTGCTCTGTGCAGTCTATGGTGGCTTCATATGAAGCTTATGAGAACCTGGTGAAAAAGGCAGAGGAAGGTACGAGCTTTTATCAGGACCTGGGAAAAAAGACATCTAGCCTTCTGGACAAAATTAAGACCATCTGCAAGGGCAGAGAAGAGAGAAGTGCCTTGATGAAAAA GGAGGTATTAAAAGTGCCTCCTCCTAGACCTTCTGCGCGAAAGCCAGTGCTTGACAATAAAATTCCAGGTCCTCAGTCTGGCACCTCCAACATGGAGCCGTCTGATTCTTCACAGGATCTACCCCAGAAATTGCACAGCCTACCCCCAAATATGGCCTTAGCTAGAGGTCCACCAGCCCCTCTCAACTGGCCACCGGGGGCAGTCCGCCCCCCATTTTTAAACCAAGGAATGCCACAGCTAATACCTACTAATCAACCCCCTTATGGTCCCCTTATAGGAGTCCCACAGCCACTGGCACCTATACAGCATCCATCAGGTTTTGCTGTACCTCAGCAATTTCAGCCTGGTCCACCTGGAGGCATCCCACCAGTTCCCTCACAGATTAATCCTCAAAATATGTCGCAAATGCCTCACCAGGGCTTTATGCCAGCACCCTGGCAGAATGCAAGACCAGGTCTACCTGGAAATGTTCTTATGTATGGTGGACAAGGACAAAATATGCCAGCTACCATGCCTCAATCCTCTTCTAATCAACCAGTGACTCCAGGAACACAGTACCAAGGTTACCCCCCACCACCTACACATGGCATAATCTCGCAGGCAAATAGGGTTGGCTTTTTTGGGCAAAGCCAGCCGTCCTCCCATTCTGGACAATTCCATTCTCCAGTGCCACCTCAGAGCCAGTCTCAGCCAATGCCACCTACTGCTTACTGGCCTACTATAGGTGTAAACACACAGTGCCAGCCTGACTTACCAGTTCAGCCAGGCCTTGTCTCAGTCCCTGGGGAAGCTAAGATGCAACCATTCCCTCCTGGTCCTGTAAACCAGTTTCACCCAGGACAGTCTCAGCCCCAAGCTCAAATGGGAAATGCTCTTTCCTCCATGCTATCTTCGCAACCTCAACAAATGCCTGGATCCCTTCAGAATACAACGTTATCTCAGACTACCACTCAGGTTCCCTTCAGCCAAAATCAACCCACTTACCACTCCTTTGATAACACTCACATGCCTCAGAGAATTGCACCTCCAGAAGGTAACATATATTTTCAGAGTGGAACACCTCACAGCCAAGCACAACCCCTAAACACCTCTCAGCAACCCACTGCTCAGTTAAGCAACATGTTTCAGACAGGGAATCCTCTTCAAACCCAACATATTCCTTCACCTTCTGGACCATGTATTGTCCCAGTGATGGACAACCCAAACCCCCCTGCACTTACTGGTATACTTACACCTTCCCCAGCTCACCCCTTACCCTATAATCAGACTGGGTCTGTGCTGAAGCCTTCATCCTCTGAGAATTCATTCAGTGTCCTTCAAGACAAGGTGAACCAGCTCAGCATTGCCTCCCAGGGAGCAGGGTCTGATTGTGgagaagataaaataaaataa